The stretch of DNA GACGCAGTGGTCAACGAGACCATGAGATTATATGGTATTTCCTTCGTCTTGGATAGGGTATCTACCAAGGCTTTCGAGTTACCTCCAGCGGTGCCTGGAGCCAAACCTTTCACCGTGCAACCTAGAACCAACATTTGGATCCCAGCCTCTGCCATCCATAGGGACCCGAAATATTATGAGAATCCGGACAAATTTGAACCGGAAAGATTCGTGAATGATAAGAGCATCATCAACTCGGGAGCTTTTATGCCTTTTGGTGCTGGACCGAGGATGTGTATCGGGAACAGGTTCGCGTTGACGAAGATGAAGGTGATAATTTGCCACATTCTGGCTCGTTGTGAGGTTAAACTGAGTCCGAAGAGCCGAGTTCCTTTGGAAATGTCTACATCATCGTTCGCTCTGCAACCTAAAAATGGATTCTTGTTGCGAGTTGAGCCTAGGAAGAATATTCCTACTGTGAACGTTGATTGGATTAATGGAGTTAGTCAATAActaaattgttttttaaatgacTATTGCTTGTATTGGTGGAATCAGATATAGAAATTTGTGGAATTAATCGATATGATTTAGAATTACATTTATATGGAAGGATTTTATTTGCGAATAAATGGTTGATGCAGTTTTACGCGTTCGTTCTCAACGGGAGGCATAGCCGAACTGCCGCAAAGCTTTCCCGTGATTTCTCGAAAAAACGTTAATAACAAAACACTATCAACGGCCGGTCCGGACTCGCCATCGACGCAATAACTGCTACAGGTGCCTTCAAAAAGGAAGTGGcttacatatatttatttatgtaaatgTCAGGAGAAATATTATGATGGtactaaaaagaaaagatgaaGACAAGTTAtgttattgttaaataaaatataacgtttaatgaattaaaattggggacaaaaatttattaattattatcccTCGATTGCTGTTAATCAACTGTAGTCTTACTACGAATCATTTAtgtcattttaaaaaataattaatactggattccttaaaatatgcaaagtaACTGCTCGTAATTTTTCGGGAGATCGTTTACTACATTGTCGAGATAATGACTTGACTGCTGTGGCACGTcccattaataattaatatagatAAGCTTTGACAGTATATTAGCTCGTTGTTAAGAAATGTACACGTGAATCAGGGAACGCCTGACACGTTATCACTATTATAGATACAAgactgtaaattttagatgcTTACAAAACATGACTATGCAAATATTAAACATCCAAAGATACGTTTATTTACACTTTCCTAAATGATTTGCACTTTTGTAATCTGATGCGTAGATTCACCTAAATGAAAGTTTTTAACTATCAACTCTGAGGTAGTATTTCAATTGAGAATAGAAACTAATTACTTAACTAATCATCGGATTAGCACTTTTACGTCTCACTTTGAATTCATGAAATTTATCTTGTTTCAACTTTAATTTGATAGCCAAAAATAAACAtaagaaaatttatagaatacgaagaaaattgataatagaaaaaagaatcaGATTTGTCGTTTCATTTAACCCTCTCTCCACACCTTTTTCCATTAACACGACAAGACAATACACTGTTCAGATCCACCCTTACGATCTTCAGTTCATTAATTCTGACCAAAACCTGCTTCTCAAGCTGTTCCTTCGATCGGTAACCTCCGGTTCGACTATTCTATACCCACCCTACCAATGGGCGAAGAGTGAATTACATTAGAGGGGTAGTTTTATCGAGTCAACCTGCCAGATATTTCTTTGGGTACCTAAGGGTTGCTGAATCGGAAAAGGGGACTTCTTGTAATACCAGAAGAAATTGCACAATAATCTGCAGTGGGTCGTTTATCAAATATtagataattataaaataacattttcaatttttgaattgGAAATTTGCTATGGCggcaaaaaaataattatcaatttttataattccaAAAAACcctttttaaaggaacagtataacgtttagaaaatgaaaacaatatgggataaaaaattaaattataatttggaCTTTTTCCATGGTCCGCCAACCGAAGGTTAATATCAATTTCAATCTTAAACAATCAAATCGTATTAAATATGTTAATGATAGAATTATATacttattttttacaaattttacaccttaaataaatagaaaataagcGTCATATTAcctacatttttaatttcttaaatgtcgaaatgataaaagaattttttatttgatttgcGATATATTCGCGTAATCACGATTACAAAATCTTGAGCTTCAAATTAATACACCACAAGTGCTAGTTTATTCCGTGTTATCAATCATGTCTGTTCTTCTACGATCCAAACTCGTACAATACAATTCTAATTATTATCTCTATAAAACTTTAGTTTGTGCCCTCAAACTTTTGAACCAGAATGTACATTGACGAGAACAGCATGTCATATCAACATAAATACTTATATAGATATGACAGAAGATAGTAAACACTACTTCTCTATGTATATGgagaattaataaatatattattattaataactatTAGTGTTTCAAACTATTTTCGCagaatttataacaatattttcaatttattaaatatatgaaattcaaattttatttaaattatgatAAACCAAATTAATaaaggaaatagaaataaatgaatttatgaAGACTTGTAACTTCTACTTTgcaaaacaaatattttttaaattgcaaatgGTTAATTATTATCTTTATTCTTAGTGTATGTTAAATGAGCATAAAGGCAAGAAAAAATACAATGTTCAGTGATATCAAATATAACTTAaacgaattttatttagtaCAAACCCTTACCTTAATGAGGACCACAAGATTAATACCAAAAGAACGAATAAACAGACTTTTATTCAGCAAATTAAAACAACACGTTTACCTATCGAGTGTGTTTATTATCagtaatttatcaatttatcATCATCAATGTTCTACAGAAATAGGTTCTACAGAAGTCTACGAAAGCTACTGACACagagaaatataattaacacaacaagaattatttttcctttcgaAACCATATTACAGTTACTAAACACTGGAAAGTATATGCacaaacaattaaaaaaaacaaattccTTCAGAAAGCCACTCCATTGCTGCTCACTGAATTGACCATCACGTGCTGTGGTTTCTTTCTGGGCTGAACGTCGAACCAGAATCCACCATCAGCAGTCATGGCGAATCCCTGTTTGCTCAGTTTCATTGGTATGGTGGTCTTCGAACAAGGTTTCAGTTCACAATTAGCGAAGACATGGAAGAGCAAAGTTTTGGCCTCCAACAGAGCGAACCTGTTACCAATACACATTCTGGGCCCAAGTCCAAAGCTCAAAAACGCTCCAGAGTTCATAATCTTCTTTGGGTCATCGAGGAATCTGTCAGGATTGAATTTATCCGGCTCTGGAAAATGATCTGGGTCGTGCTGTACCCCATAGACAGGTATCCAGATATATTCACCCTTTTTAACAACATAAGGTTTCGCTGATGGCAATGTTGGAGGCAGTTCAAAATCCTTCATACAAATTCTATCAGTAGCCACAACAACCGGGTACATCCTGAGAGACTCATTGATGATAGCATCTAAATACTTCATGTTATTGATAGCTTCATAAGTAACCTCTCCATTGCAATCTTCCAATACTTGATCAATCTCTTCCTGAAGTCTCTTTTGGACATCTGGATTCACTCCTACTTCGTAGGTCGCAAAGCACATGGTGGTCGAGGTGCTTTCGAAACCACCAAAAAAGAAGATGAACGCCTGAGCAGTCATATCCTCGATGGTCAATTCCTTACCAGGACCCATTTTCCCTCTGGACTCCATCATCAATTGGATCATATCAGGACGAACGATACCTCTTTCGTCTCTGACCTTGATGGTATCCGATACCAGATTCTGGAAGAACTCCGCGATCTCTGGCCTCACTATCTTCACGTTCAGCAAATTACATAGTTTAGGAAAACTTCTGATGAGGAAGAATTTCAGGGACTGCAGTCTTCCAAAGGTGGTAGCCTCGCGACTATATAcgtagaatttatttttacgatCCGTCATTGAGTCAACGTTCACTCCAAACGCACAGGTAGCAATCACATCATTGGTGTACCTGGTGTAGGCATCTTTCAATTCCAGGATCCTCTGATCAGCCGGCAGAGAGGATAGATTCTCGCCGTATTTCTTGGCACATTCTTTCATCAATATGAACATAGCTTTCATCT from Osmia bicornis bicornis chromosome 10, iOsmBic2.1, whole genome shotgun sequence encodes:
- the LOC114874334 gene encoding cytochrome P450 9e2-like; translation: MWTIILAVVAVLVVVYKYMTDYNFFEKRGIPYDKPLPLFGSVGQAVLMRCTFAEVVRQIYEFNREAKYVGFFDFLTPVVSIRDLDLIRSVTIKNFDNFPDHRSFQDNEIDPLFSKNLFNLRGDRWRDVRTTLSPAFTSSKMKAMFILMKECAKKYGENLSSLPADQRILELKDAYTRYTNDVIATCAFGVNVDSMTDRKNKFYVYSREATTFGRLQSLKFFLIRSFPKLCNLLNVKIVRPEIAEFFQNLVSDTIKVRDERGIVRPDMIQLMMESRGKMGPGKELTIEDMTAQAFIFFFGGFESTSTTMCFATYEVGVNPDVQKRLQEEIDQVLEDCNGEVTYEAINNMKYLDAIINESLRMYPVVVATDRICMKDFELPPTLPSAKPYVVKKGEYIWIPVYGVQHDPDHFPEPDKFNPDRFLDDPKKIMNSGAFLSFGLGPRMCIGNRFALLEAKTLLFHVFANCELKPCSKTTIPMKLSKQGFAMTADGGFWFDVQPRKKPQHVMVNSVSSNGVAF